The sequence below is a genomic window from Monodelphis domestica isolate mMonDom1 chromosome 2, mMonDom1.pri, whole genome shotgun sequence.
CGTCAAAAAAAACATtaactaggtgaccttgggcaatgtTCCCTGCTGCCTCTGCCCTGGGAGCAACAGCAAGCCAGTGGTTTCTGGAGTAACAGTTCTGGCCTGAACCTGCAGGGGCCCTTCTCATTGCTCCTGTTCCTGAGGCAGGGAGATGCAGTCATCCTGTATTCCTGTGTCAAATGTTCAAATCTGCCCCTACCCCCacagggaaaaaaagacagaatagggTCTGGTGGAGATcacagttttgtttatttttaaaatcaatgacATTATaagaagcaaggaaaaaaaaattgcacaTTCACACTAAATTCCCACCAGGCTCAACAGGAACAGTGTCTTgtcatggaaagaaaaatttgTCTCCCATTCCTGTCTGGTCTTGTGCACGCACCTGCACAGGGCTGAGGCCTCAAGTGGGGGCGGGCATTGGCAGCTCTCTGGGCACTGATTGTAACAAGCTCTTGTGCCCACCACGGCAGGCCAAGGCCACTTTGGCCCAATGAAGCTCTCTCCCAAAGGCTCTGTGAGACTAAGCAGTGACCGAGACACAAGAAGGAGCTTCAGAGACCTCCCAATGCTCCATTCCCCTTCTCCTGCCTCAAAAATGGCAACCACCAGAGCTGCTATCACAGGGGGGAAAACCTTGCCCTAGCCACATTCACATACATCACATTATTAGAAAAGAAGTAAGTACATTTTGTAGAACGATTCCCTGGGGGAGAAGGGAGTCTGAGCGAGCCCATCCTCCCACAGACAGTCAGGCTTCCTCCTCCCCCAGATCTAACTGCTCAGCTAATTTCTGGACAACAGCTTTGTACTTTCTTAACAGCCTCAATGAACCAAGCTTGAAGGAATTCAAAAGGCAATTTagcttaaatataaaaataaattttattttgttaaaaaaagtttaaatatttctttttttaaatttagacttAGGCAAATCACCCACACACATTCACACTTCTCCCAAAAGTGATGGCGTAGCAGCAAGGCTCCTGGGCCAGGGAGAGGGGGCTTTGGGCTAAATTGGTATCAAGAGGATGGGGCAAGTCCCTAAGCTTGCTTACTGAACAGGGCTTTCCTCCTTGGCCCAAAAGGAACAGGAAGGAGGCTGGCTACCTCGATTATGTCCTTGGACAAACATCTGATCCAAGACTCTCTtcaccctcccttccccccaaaccctAGGAAGGCATGCAACCGAGCAGTAAAATCAGATTATCCACTAATTCAGGGACACCCTGCCCTACCGTGATATCCCAAAGATGTGTGCAAGGAATAGGgggcgtgtgcatgtgtgtgtgtctgtgtgtgtgtgtgtaggggagcCCAAAGCAAGGGGAGGCCTTAAGCCTCAGCTTACATTCACAGCACCCTGTCCCTTGGGCCTCATTCCTTCCTGGGCTGCCATCCCTTCAAGTCAAAACACTGTTGGAAAATTCAGGAGTCACTCCACACGTGCAGCGTCTCATGGCCACATTCTACATCCAATTGGGGGGGTCCAGCATCTGTGGGAAACTCCTGGACCCCAAAAGCTTTTAACATCAAGTCCGGCATTACCAACATGCCGCCACTcacacaaatatatttttcctccAAACTCGATTCAATGAGTATCAGACAGCGCAACATGGATAGGACACAGCTTTATACAGACAAACCCAGAGAACAAAAactggggaagagagggagaaaagccAAGAGCAGCGGGGTGGGACCTGGCCTGCTCCTTTGTTGGCCAACAGAGGCTCCAGGGGGAAGGCAGCTTCCTCCTTGATTGGCTAGCTCAGTGGCAATCACCGAGGCCCTTAAGGCTAGCCCAGCCAAGGGAAGACTGGCAAGGACATTCCTCCTTCTCTAGGGGAAGGGAAGCATCTCCCACCTCCTGGAGTCTTCCCCAAGGCAAACACCAAGCCAGATTAATGCCAAAGGAAGGAAGGCTTTCCCAAGGGACAAAGTCCAAGGAGCAGGAATCGAGAGCCCAAGGCGAAATAAGCAAGAAAGCTGGCCTGGCAGCCACGCCAAGTAAAGCGGGAGGAGAGCTGGGAGGCTCGGGCTGCGCGGGGCTGGCAGAGGGGGCAGGAAAGGGGTTCCTTGGCCAAGCtgacacgcacgcacacacacaaggAGAcgagtcaggaaaggaaaggcaaGGCAAGGCTGACGGTATATACACAAGTTTCTCCAGTTTCAGCAGTGGAACTGTTCAAGTAAAAAGGGTTTGTTCCCATCCTACCTACCACTTCCCAGGCAGCTGCCTTCTTGGCAGCCACTACTGGAGAAGTGGGGGGTGAGGTTGGGGGGCTCGCTGTACAAAAACAGGGGCAGGGATAAGGCTCTTCACAGCAGGagccagtgggggggggggggaaggagagaggaaagaaaagggggcAAGGGGTGGTACGCGCAGGCTATTTCTTTCGAGTATGCTGTCTCCGGGCCTGTAGTCGCTGCCTGGCCCCAGGGGTCTTGGATCCTGCACCAATGGAAAACGAAGGGGTCGATGGTCCTAAGGATGGATCCAACAAACTCATCAGGGTGGGTCCTCTTTGGCAAAAGCCCTGACCCTGAGTTTGGCCCTGGCCCTCATCAGTGCAGAGTTGGGGGTTCAGGAAGAGCACAAGGCATGACTACCACCTGGCCTTCCTCAGCCTGAGCCCCACTGAGACTTAAGGAGGTGTTTCCAGGGTTGACCCTCTCAATAGGAATCAAACCATTTGTATCCCAAActcaaaaaaacatgaaaagtgaCCAACCCTGGAAATGACCAAGATGGGAATCTCCCAACCCTTTAAAAATCCTTCTCCAGTGAAGGGCAAATAGTGGCTGGCAGCCCAGAAGCCAAAGGTACTTACCAAAAGATGGCCCTGCTCCCACAAAGCCCTGGGCTGGGGTGCTTGGGGCCCCAAAGGAAAGGCTACTGCCCACTGTGCCTGCTCCGGGGGTTGGAGCATTCTGGCCAAAGGTAGGTGTGGAAGTGCCTGGAAAGAAGAGACAGATGAAAATGCCAGACAGAACATTAGCTCCATCAGCGGCTCTTCCTCACTACCAAGCACAAACTTTGTGATTAGCCCAAACCCTGCCTAGAGGGTTCCCAGATGCATACTGGGCACTGGAGGGATGGCTGGGTGATCGGGCAAGCACAGCCAGGGATCAGGGCAGACCACCCCTGAAGCTGCAGGTTAGAGCTCTGACCAGCACACAAAGCCCAGACACGACTTGTTTCGTATGCCAAGACTTAAAGGCAATCTCTGGCAAGAGTCCTTGGTATGAATCCAAGTTCTGCTCTATTTGCCCTGTGACTTGGAGTGGGTCACTGTGCCTCTCTGGGCCAAGAGAGGGCGTTGAACTAGATGGGAGGGCTGCAGGAGACCTCTCCTCGCCTTACCTCCAAAAACAGGCTTGTTCTCCGGGGTGTTGGCCACGCTGAAGGCAAAGGGTGCACTTTGACTTGGGGCACCTAGGGGGTTCTGGTTCAAGGAACCCCCAAAGGGGGCAGTGGCACTGGCTGTTCCGCTCTGGCCTGCTCCAAAGCTGAAGGCTGCACTGGATGAACTGGTTCCAGGGACAGCTGCACTGACCCCAAAGCCTCCACTGCTGGTTGCAGCTGTGGAGCTCCCAAATGTGAAAGGGGCCAGGTTCATGCCACCAAACATGGAACTGCCAGTACCACTGCTGGTGGTCTGCGTGGTGGCCCCGAAGTTGGAGGTGGTGGTTGTGCCAAAAGAGAAGACCGTGTTGGTGCCACCAAAGGCTGGCTGCGTGCTGGCAGGGGCCCCAAAGGAGGTGAGTGGCTTTGTCCCACCAAAGGCTGGCTGGGCAAGGGCCGGGCTTGGGGCTGTAGAACCTCCAAAGTTGAACGTGCTACTGAAGCTCGTGGCAGGGCCCACTTTGTTGGctgcctgctgctgctgctgctgctgctgctgctgctgctgctgctgctgcccgtCTGCAGTCCCAAAAGCAGGCTGAGATGTGGCTCCGGGGTAGGGTGGGGGTGGCAGCGTCTTGACGCTGGAGCTGAAAGGGGTGCTGAATGCTGTGGTGGTAGTGGAGGGGCCAAATGTCAAGGTCACTTGGCTGGTGGTCGGCAGGGCTGCTGTGCTGACGGTGCCCCCAAACCCAAAGCCAGCAGTGCTGCTGGGGGCCGTCTGTGTGGCACCAAAGGTTGTGACTGCTACTGCAGTGGTAACAGCAGCCGAGGGCTTACTAAACTGGAATACAGAGCCAGTAGACGGGGTGAAGCTGGCGCTGGGGGCAGGAGCAGCTCCAAAGAGGAAAGGCTGGGATCCCGAGGGGGCAGCAGTTGATGTGCTGCTGGTGCTGGGGGTGGTGGCGGGGGCACTGGTTGTGGCACTGGCCAAGCTGCTCAGCCCAAAGCTGAAGGTAGGTTTGGAGCCTGAGTCAGTGGTCCCACTGGATGAGGCAGAGGTGGTGGCAGAGGCGGAGGCAGAGGCGGTGGTGGCAGGTGCAGCAGTGGGCTGGATGGTGGGGAGGCCACTAAAGAGGGGCCCCTGGACAGCTGTGGTGACAGTTGTGGTGGGGGCTACAGAAGAGGGTTGTTTCAAGAAGGGGGAAGTGGAGGCCAAGGACACAGATGTAGGTGGGCCCATGTTACCAAAGATGGGCTTAAAGGTTGTTGTGGAGGTGCTGGGAGCAGTGGAGAGGACAGAACTACAAGACACAGAAGTGGTGGTGGAAGGGGCAGCCGGCAAGGAAGCCCCACTTTCCATTTTAGGGGGGGCCCCAAAAATGGGTTTGAACATGGGGCTGGGAGTGGCAGGAGGGGCAGCAGGAGTTGCTGCTGGGGCAGGAGTCGCTGCTGGGGCAGGAGGGGTGGGGGCCGGGGAAGGGCTACTCAGCATTCCAAAGAGAATGCTAGGCTTGGGGGAAGCTGTGGCGGGGGGCTTGCTAGAGCTGTCCGACACTGGCACTGAGGAGGCCTGGCTGGCTGAAGAGGTCAAGGAGAAGGTTGGGATGGCTTTGGAGGAAGAAGAGgtggtgttggtggtggtggtagtggtggtggtggtggcaggggGCCCTGGCTCTGAGGGCCCCGGGGCAGCTGGTGGGCTGGCTGTCTTCAGAGGGGAAGGGGCCCCAGTAGCTGCTGCTCCAGCCAGGTCTGTGGAAGGTAACAAGAGGAGCATGTCAGGAAGATGCCAGTCCTCACATCCTCTGCTTTCCCAGAACACAGCCATGTACCCAGGAGGCTCACAGAAGTGATTCTGAAACTTCCCTCAACTTTACAGACAAAAGGAGAAAGGTAAAGCGGCACTGCTGGTTAAACCCTCCTGGATTCCTGGCCTGCCCATTTCCAGATGCACTTAACaaggacagaagggcaaagggagCTAAACTTTCTGCAAAGGCTTCTTCTTGCTCGGCCATCAAACTACTCTGTAGAGACCAAAAGACTGAGTGGCTCTGCTCAGGGTCCCCTCTCACCTGTGGGGGCTGCAGGGCTTGGGGAGTTCTGCATCTTCTTCAGACTATCCAGCAGGGGGTTGGTACTGGAAGTTGGAGGA
It includes:
- the LOC100029343 gene encoding nuclear envelope pore membrane protein POM 121 isoform X2, with amino-acid sequence MSPAAAAAAAGAVAGTGSGTGGGSGAERRERRRRAAAGGGGGGRGAWARGRPGGAAALLGLVLLGLVLYLVPAAAALAWLGVGAAAAWWGLSAREPAPRGLRCCPPPPAASKPRARRPPPLLPAKAAVNGAPLPLPPLGPEPSAQPPLMGGYLGKPGPPEPPRPAPTGLHRPPSASSPQLLSPARRLQLRDHLTPPSRFSLVPRRRYPIQQTQYSALGTFPTVSWEGLQRKNVLSARNSYMVSSPVTVRIARPDSSLPRPPLEQVVNSAMPSPSSDTPDPCSKETVMNALKESRKRAVEEDDQIFSDAQENKRRRHDSSGSGQSAFEPLVANGAPASLVPKPGSLKRSLTSQGAEDNLNKRSRTSSTSSLTSTYPGGIPSSMRNAITSSYSSSRGFSQLWKRSGPSTSPLSSPASSRSQTPERPMKKAREEEFHQSSCLTPVTSDKESQADKVIDTPTRKKQSSWQSPPTSGSGGKRRRKVQLLASRRGDQLTLPPPPQLGYSVTAEDLDLEKKAALKWFNKVLEEKPDPTPPPSVAEASPAPKPASFTLPSPKTTSSPATAAPPTSSTNPLLDSLKKMQNSPSPAAPTDLAGAAATGAPSPLKTASPPAAPGPSEPGPPATTTTTTTTTNTTSSSSKAIPTFSLTSSASQASSVPVSDSSSKPPATASPKPSILFGMLSSPSPAPTPPAPAATPAPAATPAAPPATPSPMFKPIFGAPPKMESGASLPAAPSTTTSVSCSSVLSTAPSTSTTTFKPIFGNMGPPTSVSLASTSPFLKQPSSVAPTTTVTTAVQGPLFSGLPTIQPTAAPATTASASASATTSASSSGTTDSGSKPTFSFGLSSLASATTSAPATTPSTSSTSTAAPSGSQPFLFGAAPAPSASFTPSTGSVFQFSKPSAAVTTAVAVTTFGATQTAPSSTAGFGFGGTVSTAALPTTSQVTLTFGPSTTTTAFSTPFSSSVKTLPPPPYPGATSQPAFGTADGQQQQQQQQQQQQQQQAANKVGPATSFSSTFNFGGSTAPSPALAQPAFGGTKPLTSFGAPASTQPAFGGTNTVFSFGTTTTSNFGATTQTTSSGTGSSMFGGMNLAPFTFGSSTAATSSGGFGVSAAVPGTSSSSAAFSFGAGQSGTASATAPFGGSLNQNPLGAPSQSAPFAFSVANTPENKPVFGGTSTPTFGQNAPTPGAGTVGSSLSFGAPSTPAQGFVGAGPSFGPSTPSFSIGAGSKTPGARQRLQARRQHTRKK
- the LOC100029343 gene encoding nuclear envelope pore membrane protein POM 121 isoform X1; translated protein: MSPAAAAAAAGAVAGTGSGTGGGSGAERRERRRRAAAGGGGGGRGAWARGRPGGAAALLGLVLLGLVLYLVPAAAALAWLGVGAAAAWWGLSAREPAPRGLRCCPPPPAASKPRARRPPPLLPAKAAVNGAPLPLPPLGPEPSAQPPLMGGYLGKPGPPEPPRPAPTGLHRPPSASSPQLLSPARRLQLRDHLTPPSRFSLVPRRRYPIQQTQYSALGTFPTVSWEGLQRKNVLSARNSYMVSSPVTVRIARPDSSLPRPPLEQVVNSAMPSPSSDTPDPCSKETVMNALKESRKRAVEEDDQIFSDAQENKRRRHDSSGSGQSAFEPLVANGAPASLVPKPGSLKRSLTSQGAEDNLNKRSRTSSTSSLTSTYPGGIPSSMRNAITSSYSSSRGFSQLWKRSGPSTSPLSSPASSRSQTPERPMKKAREEEFHQSSCLTPVTSDKESQADKVIDTPTRKKQSSWQSPPTSGSGGKRRRKVQLLASRRGDQLTLPPPPQLGYSVTAEDLDLEKKAALKWFNKVLEEKPDPTPPPSVAEASPAPKPASFTLPSPKTTSSPATAAPPTSSTNPLLDSLKKMQNSPSPAAPTDLAGAAATGAPSPLKTASPPAAPGPSEPGPPATTTTTTTTTNTTSSSSKAIPTFSLTSSASQASSVPVSDSSSKPPATASPKPSILFGMLSSPSPAPTPPAPAATPAPAATPAAPPATPSPMFKPIFGAPPKMESGASLPAAPSTTTSVSCSSVLSTAPSTSTTTFKPIFGNMGPPTSVSLASTSPFLKQPSSVAPTTTVTTAVQGPLFSGLPTIQPTAAPATTASASASATTSASSSGTTDSGSKPTFSFGLSSLASATTSAPATTPSTSSTSTAAPSGSQPFLFGAAPAPSASFTPSTGSVFQFSKPSAAVTTAVAVTTFGATQTAPSSTAGFGFGGTVSTAALPTTSQVTLTFGPSTTTTAFSTPFSSSVKTLPPPPYPGATSQPAFGTADGQQQQQQQQQQQQQQQAANKVGPATSFSSTFNFGGSTAPSPALAQPAFGGTKPLTSFGAPASTQPAFGGTNTVFSFGTTTTSNFGATTQTTSSGTGSSMFGGMNLAPFTFGSSTAATSSGGFGVSAAVPGTSSSSAAFSFGAGQSGTASATAPFGGSLNQNPLGAPSQSAPFAFSVANTPENKPVFGGTSTPTFGQNAPTPGAGTVGSSLSFGAPSTPAQGFVGAGPSFGKYLWLLGCQPLFALHWRRIFKGLGDSHLGHFQGWSLFMFF